TATTTCGGTTTTCATTGGAGTCAAGCTCCCGTTATGATCAATCAGGTTTGCTGCTCCGTTTTTGTTTCTTGATTCTAACTACGTTCTTGTCCAGGATATATGAAGAAatgattaatataatatatataataatggaTTTGTACGCGctgttaaatttatatattttattttttaggtaTTGAGTGCCGATTATGATCAGAAAAAGCTTAAAAATTTGGTGATGGCAGCTACAAGGTTAgtagtatttcaaaaaattcaaattatttataCTCGTGAATATCTTGGTActgaatttatataaataaaataataaaaaggatGACGTATTCAAGTGGCAACTAATGCTAATACCGGCTATATAtcaaaaaacacaaaaaatctTGTTAAATTATGTTACGAGTCAATTATATAAGACAACTTTTTATTTAATTCGACTCATTTAACAACGTTATGTCttgttatttttgttatatttagTAGGTGTGCACCATATAGTGATCGTTTCAAGTCATAATATACGTTTGAAATtgacaaaaatacattttattccAATATATTTTGGTAAttacataaattaatttttttcattgaaaattattatttttattcgtCATGCCACACGAATTATggcaaaaatataatattttaattctttaataTTAAACAGCATTAATATCAAAATactttaaattttgaatatatTACATTACGAATATCGTGTGTGGTGCCTATAATTAatggataaaataataaatatatagtatattatattatattatattaaattttatattataaaattttaaggtccattGACTTAATTAAAGCACAACACCATTTGATGTGACCAAAATAATACAATATGATGCCAGCTCATCAACGACAACGCcacaatatttaatttattgcaATTTGCAGCAAAACTTGATAAGAGTTCCTAATGCTTCTccactattatatatatatttttcgacatcatttattatttttgatcttacatatttaagaaaataaaatgGTTTGTATaaagtgaattttttttatatataaattgagTTAAATTGGATATCAATCTCACaaaaaatgaatttataaaaCGGGCACATATTGGTTTTTAATCTTTTTTATATACAAAATCAAAGATaatattagtattttttttccaaattactcttaaaaatatttttttttaaaagttgatGAAATTATTTCTGACATTGTGATATTTATTTTGGAACGAATATATCAATATAGTTTCAAACGAAGGATCCGAAACGCACTTGAGAACTACAAATTTTGGTAAGATATGATCGAGTCAAAtacatgtatgtgtgtgtatatatttgAAGTTTAAGATTGAATTTTATAGAGTCAACTAAAAATTTAGCTTGaatcttgaaattaaattattttcagtTCAAATTATTTATTCTAACTAGAAAGTAAGTTAGCGTTTCATTCTTTTATGTTCAacttatgatttatgaattcatttcactttttatttattgatgatatataCATATTAACATTAATTCATTCAAAAGTTCGATGAATCTTGGGTACAAAATACATCGAGTTAATTTtagttataatattttaaaatattttctgaatTCGTAATGGCATGAATTTCTGTCTAGCAGGCTTTGGTGCAATTGGTTGAAGATTCtcttaaatgtatttttgaaagatttttttcaaataaaatacaatttttttttatcatttcaaataaattttataaccCAATTTGTAACCGTGATTGTAAATGAAAGTTTAATTTCTCACTTTTAACACCGCGTAATCATGCATGCATGTGATTCATATAACgagtttgattaaaaaaaaaccaaTCAAACAAGGGTTTAACCCTAAAACCATCCCACAATCTCAAGTTATCTCGTATACCAAATTACACAACCGCGTATATAAAAATCAATCACCTCTTGTACAATGAGAAATCATAATAAAATCctggaaattatattttatatataacatGAGAAATCATActaaagcatttatttaaatataaataattcaaATGTGATTTAACTTTTCTTAATTGTGGATCGGAGAAATCAGAATATTGGCCACATCAAAAGGGCGTAAACCGTTTATTTCCATAGTAAATTTAGAGAGTGAAAATTAGAGTTGAGTTCATGCTCTGTAAGAAGTTGAAGAGTTTACGTACCTTTAGtttaaactcaaatatctgGTACTTTAAGTTGAAATGTTGTGTTTGTTTACCAACATGTGTGGCTGATGAAAAAGATAAGTTTTGTCCATTTCTTTAGGAAACAAAGGTTCGAAAAAATAACAAAGAACTTGAAAGTGACGAGGGTTTTCTCCACACTAGTGGAAGAGATGAAAGCCATTGGCATGACATCAGGTGAACTGAATACTTCTTCCGTGATGGCACCAGTTGCTCTAAGCGAGAGATGTCCGGTTCTTCTACTTATGGGTGGTGGAATGGGAGCCGGCAAGAGCACTGTTCTAAAAGATATCATGAAAGAGTAAAATTTCATACTGTTATTagatgattaatatttttatttagtcaTGACTATTGTCCTTTTTATTCATTTTGATGCTGTAATTCGAACATAGATCATTTTGGTCCGGAGCAGCGGCGAATGCAGTTGTTGTAGAGGCGGATGCGTTTAAGGAGACGGATGTAATATACAGAGCTCTGAGTTCAAGTGGTCATCATGAAGACATGCTTCAAACTGCTGAGCTTGTGCGTTCAACTCTTTCATACCACTACATTTAAGTAGATATAAAACTGAAACAGCATTTAAACAGAAGATTTGAACTGCTTCATTTCCGGGCTTCCCACttgatgtgtgtgtgtgtgtgtataggtACATCAATCATCAACTGATGCTGCGTCATCACTGCTAGTAACCGCACTCAACGAAGGGCGCGATGTGATCATGGACGGGACCTTATCATGGGTGCCCTTTGTTGAGCAGACGATCACCATGGCAAGAAATGTGCACAAGCACCGGTATAGAATGGGAGAAGGATACAAGGTTGCAGATGATGGCACGGTCACCGAAAATTATTGGGTTCCAATGGAAGACGAGGGAGAAGAAAACAAGATCAGAAATCCGTATAGGATCGAGCTAGTTGGAGTCGTTTGTGATGCTTATTTAGCTGTTGTCAGAGGAATCAGGTGGTACAAATTAATTTCACGAACTTGTGTATGTTGACGAGCGTTTGAAAGGAATTCAGTGTTTTTGGAATAAAAGGCCGTTTTCTGAGATCTTGAAGGTTTAATGGTGGTGCAGGAGAGCTATACAAATAGGGAGGGCAGTGCGGGTGAAATCACAGTTGAAATCCCACAAGAGATTTGCAAGTGCATTTCCAAGATACTGCGAGTTTGTAGACAATGCGAGATTATACTGTACAAATTCTCCTGGAGGTCCACCAAAGGTATGCTTCaataacttaattttttttccttcgtACCATCCATAAAGAGAGAACTAGAGATGAAGAGGACATACTCTGGAGTCTGGTGAATTATTTTGCTAATCTCGTTCGTTCTACAAAAATATTTAACCCCGTATAGTGCGCAGCTGATAGCATGGAAAGATGGAAACAGCAAAATCTTAGTGGACCCAGACGAAATCAAATGTTTGGATTCAGTAACCAATTTGAACGATGAAGCAGAATGTATATTCAAGCTCCACAAAGACCCGGACCAGATAAATAAACCCGGTTCGGTTTGGAAGGACATGGTATTGCTGCCTTCAAGGCCAAGTCTTCAACTGGAGCTCAAAACTGTGATCAAGAAGATTGAAATCCCCGTGTCCTAAATGCATTTCAATCGAATAAAGCGTGTCTGTTATTTTGGATCAGAGGGAGATTTGTGTGAAATTTGTCTTTAATAATCGTTTCCATGTTAAATCAAGTTACTTTTctgtttattattttttattttataaataataaaatgataTGCAACAATGCGCAGTGAAACATCGATGAGTGTTGGAAAAATGTTTACTTGGAAACTATCTATACGATAAATAGGGTTGAgttatgttaagattggaacatGTACCTAGTTCAATCTCAAAAGTTAGCTCAATGAGGGAGGATTGTCTaagaccatatatacaactcacagatattttatccaaccgatgtgagacaattaacacaccTCATCACGCTCAGAAATGAACATGTGGAGTGTGGAGTTTTTACAAATggcccaattatgggcagaacgagTGTCCCAACTATGGGCTAACACACCCTCTCACGCTCATGAAtaaacatctggagcgtggagtttacaaatgacccaattatgggcagaacgggtggtccaacacataacggtgaaacctgagctctgataccatgttaagattagaATTTGGATCTAACTCAAACCCAAAAACTAGCTCAAGGTGGGAGGATTTTCCAAGACCATATATATAACTTCCAGATATTTTATCCAATCGATGTAGGACAATTAACAAATTATTTAATCTGTTAAAGAACCTCGTTTATCATTATATATTGctcgattttattttttaattgtttttactTATTCCAGTGCTCACTTTTAGGCTCTTCGTttgcaataatttaaaaatgTCCATCAATTAATTACATCAAATTGTATAATTGCaatcaattttatatttttgggaaAATAAAATATCTAAGAAAAAAACATATTGTAGCTAATTCATTTGTTGTTTTGGTTTTAAATAAACATATGGGTTGtggattaaaaaatataaacctTTTGTTTGCATTTGGATTAATGGTAAGCGGCCCATTGGCCCGGTAAAGTCCTGGGCCGGCCCCCGATCAATTCATGCGcatagaaaaaaataaattggtgtTCACTTTGGGGAGAAAACATCGCAGAAATCGCCGGTCTACTCGCCGAGCCTGGACTGTCGTGGAGCAGGTTTCGCGTTTCTCGCTTCTTTCAACCAGGTTTTGAATCTCCTATTTCTAACGCCACCATGCTTTTTTTAAACCTCTAATCTGGTGTAATTTTCACTATTGGTTAAAGCATTGTTTCCTCCCTCATAATTTCTGGAAGAATGGTGGAAGGTTGTGTCTTTTGTGTGTGATTTGGTAATTTCCTGTGCTGGGTCTTTTTCTTCTCCTTTTGTGTTGCCCGTTCATATTTTTCTCTCCGTTTTTGGGTGTTAGCAGCAGCAAATGCTGAAAATTTTACATTTGTTGTGTTTTGTATTCCGGCCCaacaagaaaagaaaagaatcaAAATTTGTGAGTCCCcgtaaaatcaaattaatttcACAGTCCTTTATTTTGCGCTTGGATTTTGGAACTTCTTTCGGTTTCTGCATTTCCCTTTTCCCTTTGTTCTCTGTTCCTCGTTTGTGTTTCAAAAAGTTTGGATGTTGGATTGTCCTGATAACTACTTATAAATTTCTAGTCCTTTGATGtcaataaatgaaaatttctAGCTCTATTTGCAAtctatgttttatgatttacgtTACTGATTGCACGTTGTCAAGGGAATAAATAGATGAGTTCTTAAGTAACCAGTTGGAGCGTGGTTTGGTATGTTGTTCAAAAACTTGATCAACATTCTTTTCTAGTAAATGAAGAAAAAACAGCAGAGAATCCATGATTCAAGAGATAATCAAATATAGAAAAGATagtcatatatttttttatctttttgcaTCGCCAGAAATCTCATTTTCACTAAAATCGAGGTTTTGTCGCATTCTAACAAATTTTTCGATAATTTGTAAGAAACATTTTCTTATTAGAAGACAAGAACAAAAAACAGAGAAATTAAGGAAAAAAATGTTTGGTATGTTGTTCAGAAACTTGATCAACATTCTTTTCTAGTAAAGGAAGAAAAAACAGCAGATAATCTATGGTTCAAGTGATATTCTTTAGTTGAAAATTCAGTCGCTCATTTTACCACTCCTTGATGATGTAACAATCTTCTGTCATGggaaaaatttatttaacaaatTCGACTTGTCCAGTGTATTTACTTCATTTTGTTGCTAAAAATGAGTGACGAATAAGTGGTGATATATTAGGTATTTGGCGAAACTTATTTTGACCAGCTTTATCGGCTCTTATAAGTTATATCTTAGAAATGTTTCAGGAACTCTcaatttgtaatattttattttaaaagtaaacTTTGGATAAAAGAAGTTGATAGAGTTTAAAGATATTGCAATTGTTTGATATTGTAAACTCTTTTGATTATCATAATTATAGTTGACATTTTGTCTGATGTATTCTGTGGCAGGATGTTGAGAAGGGAGAGACCTTAAAaccttaaaaaaaattgaaatatattcctaagtttttttttccatttgaGGTGTCAACACCACATGCTTCTTTGGTTACACTAATATCTGTAAACTCACGCCTTATTCTATGGTGGAAGAAGAAAAGCGAACAACGCGTAGTTTTCTCAATGTCACTTGCTGATAATAATAGCATTGTCTTGTAATTTTTTAATGCACCTGTATTCGAATATTGCAACGATGACTTACAACTTATGAACGATTCTGAAGACATTTACATATGTTACTATTGTAATTACAGGCAGTATCAACAAAAATGTATCTAAAATCAACATTATCATGGAATGTGGTGATTCCTGCCGAGAACCTGGATGCTAAAGGATTGATGCTTCAGAAGGCTATAATCACTCGCCTCATGGACGATTTTGCGTCCAAGAAGGCCTCAAAAGATCTGGGTTATTTCCTTGCGGTAACTACGGTGGCAAGCATCGGGGAGGGAAAGGTTAGGCAGCACTCGGGTGATGTTCTCTTTCCCGTAGATTTTAGCTGTATCACCTTCAAAATGCTCGCAGGTGAGATTTTGGAAGGCACCGTCCACAAGATCTTAAAGCATGGTGTTTTCTTGAAAAGTGGACCTGTCGATAAAATATATCTCTCTCATCAAAAGATGGCCGACTACCAATATGTTGCCGGAGAAAATCCCTACTTCATGAACGAAAAGTCGTCTAAAATCGAAAAAGGAGTGGTGGTGCGTTATGCGGTGATTGGGCAGAAGTATATGGAAGCCGAGAAAGATTTCCAGGCGGTTGTTAGTCTGGAGGGCGACTACCTAGGACCCATTTCTTAAAAATGTCACCAGTTCAAAAACCCAGTGTTTATGTAGATTTCTTAATCCTAGGTTGTTTTAATGTCTTGTTTAATTTTATACTTCACATAATTCAACAATTCTGGTAATGATGCAAACACGATGTGAAACACTTGTGGATCTCGGATTTCATGTTATTGGGAATTGCTTCCTTCATAATATTGGGAATTGCTCCCTCCAATTATGATATAGGTAGGGAGGAATTTTTTTCTTTGCAAGAAGATCCCAAGTTGGCTTGCAAATTCCGTCGAATTACTTGCATCTAACACAATTGTACAATTGCTTACGTATCGAAATTAGACGTttt
This region of Primulina eburnea isolate SZY01 chromosome 14, ASM2296580v1, whole genome shotgun sequence genomic DNA includes:
- the LOC140813108 gene encoding calmodulin calcium-dependent NAD kinase-like — its product is MHGDGGYGERLLAPIAAAASIVLISGLITHLQRRKEKPTKYNTHLAPLLDRTGSGRLAKIERFSHYLVRQIGFEDGNKCPQLIKLADEYLKRSKAVDEKIYEYLTNQPNAEELYVKLVEEFERCIVGYFGFHWSQAPVMINQVLSADYDQKKLKNLVMAATRKQRFEKITKNLKVTRVFSTLVEEMKAIGMTSGELNTSSVMAPVALSERCPVLLLMGGGMGAGKSTVLKDIMKESFWSGAAANAVVVEADAFKETDVIYRALSSSGHHEDMLQTAELVHQSSTDAASSLLVTALNEGRDVIMDGTLSWVPFVEQTITMARNVHKHRYRMGEGYKVADDGTVTENYWVPMEDEGEENKIRNPYRIELVGVVCDAYLAVVRGIRRAIQIGRAVRVKSQLKSHKRFASAFPRYCEFVDNARLYCTNSPGGPPKLIAWKDGNSKILVDPDEIKCLDSVTNLNDEAECIFKLHKDPDQINKPGSVWKDMVLLPSRPSLQLELKTVIKKIEIPVS
- the LOC140812894 gene encoding DNA-directed RNA polymerase V subunit 7-like isoform X1, which produces MRIEKNKLVFTLGRKHRRNRRSTRRAWTVVEQAVSTKMYLKSTLSWNVVIPAENLDAKGLMLQKAIITRLMDDFASKKASKDLGYFLAVTTVASIGEGKVRQHSGDVLFPVDFSCITFKMLAGEILEGTVHKILKHGVFLKSGPVDKIYLSHQKMADYQYVAGENPYFMNEKSSKIEKGVVVRYAVIGQKYMEAEKDFQAVVSLEGDYLGPIS
- the LOC140812894 gene encoding DNA-directed RNA polymerase V subunit 7-like isoform X2, giving the protein MYLKSTLSWNVVIPAENLDAKGLMLQKAIITRLMDDFASKKASKDLGYFLAVTTVASIGEGKVRQHSGDVLFPVDFSCITFKMLAGEILEGTVHKILKHGVFLKSGPVDKIYLSHQKMADYQYVAGENPYFMNEKSSKIEKGVVVRYAVIGQKYMEAEKDFQAVVSLEGDYLGPIS